One Natrinema halophilum genomic window carries:
- the tbsP gene encoding transcriptional regulator TbsP → MASNLLNHQIDDILEAVLEDATGDVYMVNPSRDAIEEFISVATAFDGELPSVHMLADERTLKEVMDDFIVASNAADLISEDVLVLRTLSEAPENSLLITEDRIVAVVHAGDRVGGLITDDDSFVEDTYDTYAARWEDASDFNLRTPPITNVRETLSDEISPSAEEDFTAILNSLETARGDGDGLDEVTISLLVAAKNQALLYDISKWGEDVGIASKATFSRTKTKLEDMGLIDTEKVPIDVGRPRLRLKIGDDRLSEADNGQLATVAQSILN, encoded by the coding sequence ATGGCTTCGAATTTACTCAACCACCAGATTGACGATATACTCGAGGCAGTTCTCGAGGATGCAACCGGCGACGTATACATGGTCAACCCCTCCCGAGATGCGATCGAAGAGTTCATTTCGGTCGCGACAGCGTTCGACGGCGAGTTGCCGTCCGTACACATGCTCGCCGACGAACGAACCCTCAAAGAGGTTATGGACGACTTCATCGTCGCTTCGAACGCGGCCGACCTCATCAGCGAGGACGTTCTCGTGTTACGAACCCTTTCCGAGGCGCCCGAGAATTCGCTCCTGATTACCGAGGATCGGATCGTCGCAGTCGTTCACGCCGGCGACCGTGTCGGCGGACTCATCACGGACGACGATAGTTTCGTCGAGGACACCTATGATACGTACGCAGCACGCTGGGAGGACGCGAGCGACTTCAACCTCCGGACCCCTCCGATCACGAACGTTCGCGAAACGCTGTCCGACGAAATCAGTCCGTCGGCCGAGGAGGACTTCACCGCGATTCTGAACTCCCTCGAAACCGCGCGGGGCGACGGCGATGGACTCGACGAAGTCACGATTTCGTTGCTCGTTGCAGCCAAGAATCAGGCACTGCTGTACGATATCAGCAAGTGGGGGGAGGACGTCGGAATCGCCTCGAAAGCGACATTCTCGCGGACGAAGACGAAACTCGAGGATATGGGGTTGATCGACACCGAGAAAGTCCCGATCGACGTTGGCCGCCCGCGGCTGCGACTGAAAATCGGCGACGATAGATTGAGTGAAGCGGACAACGGGCAACTCGCGACTGTTGCACAGAGCATCCTCAACTGA
- a CDS encoding RNase P subunit p30 family protein, with product MYEAVHARPDGRSTVARFAQTAADYGFEGVVVRNHSDARADYDATRIRDEYGIDVVEGVEIRADNRQQASGSVGNYRTSETIVAIHGGGNVLNRFAAEQSKVDVLAHPMADDGDVNHVLVKAAIENGVRIEFALGGVLRKSGGRRVRIIQSLRKLREIVDHYDAPYVVSADPKSHLELRAPRELKAVGEQIGFSEAFIEAGLAEWGRLAEHNRHVQSESFIEPGVQRGRYEEES from the coding sequence ATGTACGAGGCCGTCCACGCCCGACCCGATGGTCGGAGCACGGTCGCCAGATTTGCGCAAACAGCGGCCGATTACGGGTTCGAGGGCGTGGTGGTCCGTAATCATTCGGACGCCCGAGCGGACTACGACGCCACACGGATCCGCGACGAATACGGAATCGACGTCGTCGAGGGCGTCGAGATTCGCGCAGACAATCGACAGCAGGCAAGTGGTTCGGTCGGGAACTACCGGACGTCCGAAACTATCGTCGCGATTCACGGCGGTGGGAACGTTCTGAATCGGTTCGCCGCCGAACAGTCGAAAGTCGACGTGCTCGCTCATCCGATGGCCGACGATGGCGACGTTAACCACGTGCTGGTAAAAGCCGCCATCGAAAACGGCGTGCGGATCGAATTCGCCCTCGGCGGCGTCCTCCGAAAGAGCGGGGGCCGTCGAGTCCGAATTATCCAGTCGTTGCGAAAATTGCGGGAGATCGTCGACCACTACGATGCTCCCTACGTCGTCAGCGCGGATCCAAAGTCACACCTCGAGTTACGTGCACCTCGCGAACTGAAAGCGGTCGGCGAACAAATCGGCTTCTCCGAGGCGTTCATCGAAGCGGGTCTCGCTGAGTGGGGTCGTCTCGCCGAGCACAACCGACACGTCCAGTCCGAGTCGTTCATTGAGCCGGGGGTCCAACGAGGCAGGTATGAAGAAGAGTCGTGA
- a CDS encoding class I SAM-dependent methyltransferase, producing MKKSREDHAARFDDKAGEYDESQSDEYRACANAVVEYAAPEADDVVLDLGTGTGAIALGVAPDAARVVGRDISEGMLEEAARKANKRGLENLTFGSGTFREPNYDGPVDTVTSNFALHHLSDAEKREAIAVIAGFEPRKFILGDVMFFGEPNPDVPFYSPDVDDPATVGLLADAFTDAGFSLTAVERVHDQVGVLVAERSHTAAQRGAE from the coding sequence ATGAAGAAGAGTCGTGAGGATCACGCGGCCCGGTTCGACGACAAAGCTGGGGAGTACGACGAATCGCAATCGGACGAGTACCGCGCCTGTGCAAATGCCGTCGTGGAATACGCTGCACCAGAAGCCGATGACGTCGTTCTGGACCTCGGCACCGGTACGGGAGCGATCGCCCTGGGAGTCGCACCAGACGCTGCCAGGGTCGTCGGCCGCGACATTAGCGAGGGGATGCTCGAGGAAGCAGCGCGGAAGGCCAACAAACGCGGCCTCGAAAATCTCACATTCGGCTCCGGGACGTTCCGGGAACCGAACTACGATGGGCCGGTCGACACGGTTACCTCGAACTTCGCTCTTCATCACCTCTCTGACGCGGAAAAACGCGAGGCGATTGCGGTCATCGCAGGGTTCGAACCCCGGAAATTCATCCTCGGGGACGTGATGTTCTTCGGGGAGCCGAATCCAGACGTGCCGTTTTATTCTCCCGACGTCGACGATCCGGCGACCGTCGGGCTGCTGGCGGATGCCTTTACCGACGCGGGTTTCTCACTGACGGCCGTCGAGCGCGTTCACGATCAGGTCGGCGTGTTGGTGGCAGAGCGTAGTCACACTGCAGCACAACGTGGTGCGGAGTAG
- the psmA gene encoding archaeal proteasome endopeptidase complex subunit alpha: MQGQAQQQAYDRGITIFSPDGRLYQVEYAREAVKRGTASIGVRTNDGVVLAVDKRVPSPLLEDSSVEKIHKADDHVGIASAGHVADARQLIDFARRQTQVNQLRYGEPIGVETLTKEVTDHIQQYTQVGGARPFGVALIVGGIDNGEPRLFETDPSGTPYEWKALAVGADRGELQNYLEENYDDEADLDGGIRLALDALASVNDGSLLPSEVGLATVDVETESFEMFERDRIADHLEENDLLDTGEDDEPDE; the protein is encoded by the coding sequence ATGCAGGGACAAGCCCAACAGCAGGCGTACGACCGTGGCATCACGATCTTCTCGCCCGACGGCCGACTCTATCAGGTCGAGTACGCTCGCGAGGCGGTCAAGCGAGGAACAGCTAGCATCGGTGTGCGAACCAACGACGGCGTCGTTCTCGCCGTCGACAAACGAGTCCCGTCCCCGCTGCTTGAGGACTCGAGCGTCGAGAAGATTCACAAGGCCGACGATCACGTCGGCATCGCGAGCGCGGGCCACGTCGCCGACGCCCGCCAGCTTATCGACTTCGCGCGCCGCCAGACGCAGGTCAACCAACTGCGCTACGGCGAGCCGATCGGCGTCGAAACGCTAACCAAGGAAGTCACCGACCACATTCAGCAGTACACCCAGGTCGGCGGCGCCCGACCGTTCGGCGTCGCGTTGATCGTCGGCGGCATCGATAACGGCGAACCCCGTCTCTTCGAGACGGATCCGTCGGGAACGCCCTACGAGTGGAAGGCACTGGCCGTCGGCGCCGACCGCGGAGAACTCCAGAATTACCTCGAGGAGAACTACGACGACGAGGCCGACCTCGATGGCGGTATCCGGCTCGCACTCGATGCGCTCGCATCGGTCAACGACGGCTCGTTGCTTCCCAGCGAAGTCGGGCTGGCGACCGTCGACGTCGAAACCGAGTCCTTCGAGATGTTCGAACGCGACCGAATTGCAGACCACCTCGAGGAGAACGACCTCCTCGATACGGGCGAAGACGACGAACCCGACGAGTAA
- a CDS encoding ribosome assembly factor SBDS gives MISLDEAVTARLESHGARFEVLVDPDAALAIKRNEFEGNLEDVIAAEDVFEDASRGDRPAEDDLEKVFETTDPLEIIPAVIKQGEIQITADQRREMQEQKRKQLIDTITRNAVNPQMDNAPHPPERIENALEEAGFTVDPMEPVQQQVDDALDALRPVIPIRFEEVTVAVQVPAEHAGSAQAQIRQFGDLEREEWQNDGSWIGVLTFPAGLQNEFYDVVNEHTSGEAETEIIKDKDDLKTR, from the coding sequence ATGATTTCGCTCGACGAGGCGGTGACGGCGCGACTCGAATCACACGGGGCGCGCTTCGAGGTGCTTGTCGATCCTGACGCAGCGCTCGCGATCAAACGCAACGAGTTCGAGGGCAACCTCGAGGACGTGATCGCCGCAGAGGACGTCTTCGAGGACGCCTCCCGGGGCGACCGGCCGGCGGAAGACGACCTCGAGAAAGTCTTTGAGACGACGGACCCGCTCGAGATCATTCCGGCGGTCATCAAGCAGGGCGAGATCCAGATCACGGCCGACCAGCGCCGCGAGATGCAAGAACAGAAGCGCAAGCAGCTGATCGACACCATCACGCGCAACGCGGTCAATCCGCAAATGGATAACGCGCCCCATCCACCGGAACGGATCGAGAACGCACTCGAGGAAGCCGGCTTTACCGTCGATCCGATGGAGCCGGTCCAGCAGCAGGTCGACGACGCCCTGGATGCACTTCGCCCGGTGATTCCGATCAGGTTCGAGGAAGTTACCGTCGCCGTCCAGGTGCCGGCCGAACACGCCGGCAGCGCACAGGCCCAGATCCGCCAGTTCGGCGATCTAGAGCGCGAAGAGTGGCAGAACGACGGCTCGTGGATCGGCGTTCTCACGTTCCCCGCGGGATTGCAAAACGAGTTCTACGACGTGGTCAACGAACACACAAGCGGCGAAGCTGAGACGGAGATAATCAAGGACAAGGACGATCTGAAGACGCGATAG
- a CDS encoding FUN14 domain-containing protein, giving the protein MIDVDPAALGIEFGGGAAIGGLMGFAAKKIAKLVAVIVGVQLMVFRYLESQGILIVDWNRLSAGLLETQARAQDVDVHWIQSILSTLSIGAGFTGGLLIGFKRG; this is encoded by the coding sequence ATGATAGACGTCGATCCGGCGGCACTCGGTATCGAATTCGGGGGCGGTGCAGCTATCGGCGGACTCATGGGGTTCGCCGCGAAGAAGATCGCGAAACTGGTGGCAGTCATCGTCGGCGTCCAGTTGATGGTCTTTCGCTACCTCGAGTCGCAGGGAATCCTCATCGTCGACTGGAACCGTCTCTCTGCGGGTCTTCTCGAGACGCAAGCTCGTGCACAGGACGTCGACGTACACTGGATCCAGTCGATCCTTTCGACGCTATCGATTGGCGCGGGTTTTACCGGCGGCTTACTGATCGGCTTCAAACGCGGATAA
- the hflX gene encoding GTPase HflX: MNTIIAKRVDSGTANTSEIRDLARAAGYTVVGEITQSRRADPALQIGEGKAEELADIAAETDATTVIFDNRLGPYQTYNLGQLLPDGVEVIDRFTLILEIFGQRAQTRKAQLQVELAELRYELPRAEAKTSLAKREEHPGFMGLGEYDESRERDIKDQISRIKDELERIEQTEQHRRERRRDSGFDLVALAGYTNAGKSTLLRRLASDLEVSENEDLHPDLDATAESQDKLFTTLGTTTRRADLEPRDVLVTDTVGFISDLPHWLVESFKSTLDSVYRADLVLLVVDVSEPVDEIHEKLVTSHDTLYERNEAPIVTVLNKIDQVSDDELAEKRAALSSLAPNPVPVSAKEGLNVDGLLERIDDELPDWKCERLLLPMTDDTMSVVSWLHDNAHVEDVNYGDEDVVVSFEARPAVVSQARSRASELRTAAAESA; this comes from the coding sequence ATGAACACGATCATTGCAAAACGCGTCGATTCAGGCACGGCAAACACGAGCGAGATTCGCGATCTGGCCCGAGCGGCGGGATACACCGTCGTCGGTGAGATTACGCAATCGCGACGAGCAGATCCAGCACTCCAGATCGGCGAGGGGAAAGCCGAGGAACTGGCCGATATCGCAGCAGAAACTGACGCCACGACCGTTATTTTCGACAACAGGCTAGGCCCCTATCAGACGTACAACCTCGGACAGCTTCTTCCGGACGGTGTGGAGGTCATCGACCGGTTTACACTAATCCTCGAGATTTTCGGTCAGCGTGCCCAGACCCGCAAAGCACAGTTACAGGTCGAACTGGCCGAACTTCGATACGAACTCCCGCGTGCGGAGGCGAAGACGAGCCTCGCGAAACGCGAGGAACACCCCGGGTTCATGGGGCTGGGTGAGTACGACGAGAGCCGCGAACGGGACATCAAAGACCAGATCAGCCGGATCAAGGACGAACTCGAGCGAATCGAACAAACCGAACAACACCGGCGGGAGCGTCGGCGCGATTCGGGGTTCGATCTCGTCGCGCTGGCGGGGTATACGAACGCCGGAAAGTCGACCCTCTTGCGCCGGCTCGCGTCCGATCTCGAGGTTTCGGAAAACGAGGATCTCCACCCGGATCTAGATGCGACGGCCGAGTCCCAGGACAAGCTGTTTACGACGCTCGGGACGACGACTCGACGCGCCGACCTCGAGCCGCGGGACGTCCTGGTGACCGACACTGTCGGGTTCATCAGCGACCTCCCCCACTGGCTGGTCGAATCGTTCAAATCAACGCTCGACTCGGTCTACCGTGCGGATCTTGTCTTGCTCGTCGTCGACGTCAGCGAGCCCGTCGACGAAATCCACGAGAAGCTGGTTACCTCTCACGACACCCTCTACGAGCGCAACGAGGCCCCGATCGTGACGGTGCTAAATAAGATCGATCAGGTCAGCGACGACGAACTCGCGGAGAAACGAGCGGCTCTTTCGTCGCTCGCCCCGAACCCGGTTCCCGTCAGTGCCAAGGAGGGGCTGAACGTCGACGGCCTGCTCGAGCGAATCGACGACGAACTTCCGGACTGGAAGTGCGAGCGGCTACTGTTACCGATGACTGACGATACAATGAGCGTCGTCTCCTGGCTTCACGACAACGCCCACGTCGAAGACGTAAACTACGGCGACGAGGACGTGGTCGTTTCGTTCGAAGCCCGTCCCGCGGTGGTCTCCCAAGCACGCTCACGCGCGAGCGAGTTACGGACGGCTGCAGCGGAATCGGCGTAG
- a CDS encoding thiolase C-terminal domain-containing protein, which translates to MDRVAIIGASMTQFGQREGEWVLDLLAEAGIECLEDAGVDADEVDHLYVSNMASGEFEGQTGVPNALAHDIDAMPAYTQRVDQTSSSGGAGMYAAWQSIASGASDMTLLVGGEKMTHRTTGEATDVIASLTHPVEYKHGVTLPSFAGLTARRYLEQFDAPRESLAKVAVKNHRNGVDNPHAQFQKEIDLETVLESPIVADPLRLYDFCPITDGSAALMFCPESVAQEYTDDYALVTGIDGATDTHVVHERDDPTVMGGVVDSGRGAYEMSGLEPDDIDVAELHDMFTILEFLQMEGLGFADQGEAWQLVDEGYTERDTGELPINTSGGLKSKGHPLGASGVAQGVEIYEQLVGEAGPRQVDADAGLCCNVGGFGNCVITTIMEAAR; encoded by the coding sequence ATGGACCGTGTTGCAATCATCGGCGCCTCGATGACGCAGTTCGGACAACGCGAGGGCGAGTGGGTCCTCGATCTCCTCGCAGAAGCCGGAATCGAGTGTCTGGAGGATGCAGGTGTCGATGCCGACGAGGTCGACCATCTCTACGTCTCGAACATGGCAAGCGGGGAGTTCGAGGGACAGACCGGCGTCCCGAACGCGCTGGCCCACGACATAGACGCGATGCCGGCCTACACCCAACGCGTCGATCAGACGAGTTCCAGCGGCGGCGCCGGGATGTACGCTGCCTGGCAATCGATCGCCAGCGGGGCGAGCGATATGACCCTGCTCGTCGGCGGGGAAAAAATGACCCATCGAACGACTGGAGAAGCCACGGACGTCATCGCTTCGCTGACCCACCCCGTAGAATACAAACACGGCGTGACGTTGCCGTCGTTTGCCGGACTGACGGCCCGCCGCTATCTCGAGCAGTTCGACGCACCTCGCGAGAGCCTCGCGAAGGTCGCCGTCAAAAACCACAGAAACGGCGTCGATAACCCCCACGCACAGTTCCAGAAGGAAATCGATCTCGAGACGGTCCTCGAATCACCGATCGTCGCCGATCCGCTCCGGCTGTACGATTTCTGTCCGATCACGGATGGATCGGCGGCGCTTATGTTCTGTCCAGAGTCCGTCGCGCAGGAATACACGGACGACTACGCGCTCGTGACCGGTATCGACGGTGCGACGGACACCCACGTCGTCCACGAGCGAGACGATCCGACCGTAATGGGCGGCGTCGTCGACAGCGGACGGGGAGCGTACGAGATGAGCGGTCTCGAGCCCGACGATATCGACGTTGCGGAACTCCACGACATGTTCACCATCCTCGAATTCCTGCAGATGGAAGGGCTCGGCTTTGCAGACCAGGGCGAAGCCTGGCAACTCGTTGACGAGGGCTATACGGAACGCGATACCGGCGAATTACCGATCAATACCTCTGGCGGGTTGAAGTCGAAGGGCCACCCACTCGGTGCCAGCGGCGTCGCTCAGGGCGTCGAGATCTACGAACAACTCGTCGGCGAGGCCGGGCCACGACAGGTCGATGCGGACGCGGGCCTGTGCTGTAACGTCGGCGGCTTCGGCAACTGCGTTATCACCACGATCATGGAGGCAGCACGATGA
- a CDS encoding nucleic acid-binding protein gives MTMEATRYDDGSISYPGHPRGPDGAKPVETVDISEYTAEVVTWTTSTATPPGVREPNHLAIVEFDIDGESVRAIGQLTTSDVETGDEVRPVHVDELREPGAGIREPESQPWDGYRFEPVES, from the coding sequence ATGACGATGGAAGCGACGCGCTACGACGACGGCTCGATCAGCTACCCCGGTCACCCGCGCGGACCCGACGGTGCGAAACCGGTAGAAACGGTCGACATAAGCGAGTACACCGCGGAGGTCGTAACCTGGACGACCAGCACGGCAACGCCGCCGGGCGTCCGCGAACCGAATCATCTCGCAATCGTCGAGTTCGATATCGACGGCGAATCGGTCCGTGCGATCGGTCAGTTGACCACCAGCGACGTCGAAACGGGCGACGAGGTCCGACCGGTCCACGTCGACGAACTGCGCGAACCCGGTGCGGGCATCAGAGAACCGGAGAGTCAGCCCTGGGACGGCTATCGGTTCGAACCGGTAGAGAGCTAG
- a CDS encoding DUF7547 family protein translates to MADHDDELVDAVRELTRTIDALRTELEESSARRRPPLRPPTPGEVLRFTDEIALPAVIAVLETSVRALEAFQRSLKLVQGGREARNRTSAAAEATSDRTSELRRTTLSQLDTVLSELQRAASTGGLPADEQARDLLAEARELRDDVDRRLRDVAEGETEAVDSTPSASDRGVEIDIENGPLADVGTNADSENAETERTSDDRDSAVDVDAELETLRDRYGSDEDATADSNESDEDERNVDDSDPKVDRTESEGADTDDEAYGGENSGDEPDR, encoded by the coding sequence ATGGCCGACCACGACGACGAACTCGTCGACGCAGTTCGAGAACTCACGCGAACGATCGACGCGCTTCGGACGGAACTCGAGGAGTCGAGCGCTCGCCGACGGCCACCGCTTCGACCACCGACGCCCGGCGAGGTGCTTCGATTTACCGACGAAATCGCGCTTCCCGCAGTCATTGCGGTCCTCGAAACCAGCGTTCGTGCGCTCGAGGCGTTCCAGCGAAGCCTGAAACTCGTCCAGGGAGGACGAGAAGCGCGAAATCGAACGTCGGCGGCCGCCGAGGCGACGAGCGATCGGACGAGCGAACTCCGCCGCACCACGCTCTCGCAACTCGACACCGTGCTGTCTGAGCTACAACGGGCCGCCTCGACCGGTGGGCTGCCGGCTGACGAACAGGCTCGCGACCTGCTCGCGGAGGCGCGGGAACTCCGCGACGACGTCGATCGTCGCCTTCGGGACGTCGCCGAAGGCGAGACGGAAGCGGTTGATAGCACACCCTCAGCGTCCGATCGCGGCGTCGAAATCGACATCGAGAACGGACCGCTTGCCGACGTCGGGACGAACGCGGATTCGGAGAACGCGGAGACGGAACGCACGTCAGACGATCGCGACTCGGCCGTCGACGTCGATGCGGAACTCGAGACCCTGCGGGATCGGTACGGCTCCGACGAAGATGCGACGGCGGACTCGAACGAGAGCGACGAAGACGAACGCAATGTCGATGACAGCGATCCGAAAGTTGATCGTACCGAATCCGAGGGAGCCGACACTGACGACGAAGCTTACGGGGGCGAAAATAGCGGCGACGAACCCGACCGCTAG
- a CDS encoding DUF7504 family protein, which yields MEDERGGLVSDNATFARTLDTLKQEGSNILLVGADAPEAHQMACQRLLGATDRDSRYRLFVTGGETRVSCGRTDGASDERVRTIDYSNTRLDPDGTGEEESAADGGLPSPGTIGVAIIEAIDELAETAEGFDPAELRVCVDSLVPLLQEHDAETMFRLLHVTTSRTDKARGMGHYHLPIPVDHDAVNLFEPMFDAIVTVRSRDDRSEHQWFLRETETTTDWLEL from the coding sequence ATGGAAGACGAGCGAGGGGGGCTCGTATCGGATAATGCGACGTTCGCACGGACGCTCGACACGCTCAAGCAAGAGGGGAGCAACATACTGCTCGTCGGTGCCGATGCGCCCGAAGCACACCAAATGGCCTGTCAGCGTTTGCTCGGGGCGACGGACCGAGACTCTCGGTACCGACTGTTCGTAACCGGCGGTGAAACCCGCGTTTCCTGCGGGAGAACGGACGGTGCGTCTGACGAACGGGTCCGCACGATCGATTATTCGAATACGAGACTCGATCCTGATGGAACGGGGGAGGAAGAGTCAGCAGCCGACGGCGGCCTACCGTCGCCGGGAACGATCGGCGTCGCGATCATCGAGGCGATAGACGAACTCGCAGAGACGGCCGAAGGATTCGACCCTGCGGAACTACGCGTTTGCGTCGACTCACTGGTGCCGCTTTTGCAAGAACACGACGCGGAGACCATGTTTCGCTTGCTCCACGTGACAACTTCACGTACCGACAAGGCTCGAGGAATGGGCCACTATCACTTACCGATCCCGGTGGACCACGACGCGGTGAATCTGTTCGAACCGATGTTCGACGCGATCGTGACGGTCCGTTCTCGCGACGACCGTAGCGAGCATCAATGGTTCCTTCGAGAGACGGAGACGACCACCGACTGGCTCGAACTCTAG
- a CDS encoding AAA family ATPase translates to MVEATTELLAGMAVTVFIALLFFGVVVLWDVALALRSVGDKIDKLEDNIDDDLTDISHSLDGMSAGRGGGGTQLHLSGGTISSGQGATQPQQAPQSANQAGGATQQAAPGQQAAAGQQAAAGQQAAAGQQAAANQPGPQGAAGPQGADGPQGATGPQPGPQPNHREQETRAAEQEAESPEEGRETDPEPNEATRPEGQTAETDHEAVDPDETDSGHDAVEAVAENPADASEPDDEPDDPPHPHAERNRGRFITSPDRTAWYATPLDREAIAAARPSIAGELPSGSDDEIDESDVIAVGPVDSDQSTPVDTPEAAVAADTPDESDEADSDVDTTVDSEETSEGRSDESNERANPAEGSPESSDETNVSVSADEGAADRERGADDADIPDSLEDIDVLSFDEERDVESADGSTVPDETNGPAESNTESDRAVDRSNDTAAGGEIDDDDVAADEAARDDGSDADGRADVSDVPDVAEESTDPDPAAGQQPNESDTRSTEDGRVADDGSDTTDEDDAPSEDALAEFEFDDIGELDDDGDDVTVEEAVDTMNEDAPAPELSSHRFDVTAAETDEGAAVLTVEFDTESVDITGSTERLLQYQMRSFADRESTPDGDVSIGRDRIVIEIPDSDGAAIQQWGEAAVSIIDRTLYLSDNSS, encoded by the coding sequence ATGGTCGAAGCCACTACTGAGCTTCTCGCTGGAATGGCTGTTACCGTTTTCATCGCACTCTTGTTTTTCGGCGTTGTCGTCCTGTGGGACGTGGCGCTTGCCCTGCGAAGCGTCGGCGACAAAATCGATAAGCTCGAGGACAACATCGACGACGATCTAACGGACATCTCACACAGTTTAGATGGGATGTCGGCCGGTCGCGGTGGCGGAGGAACGCAACTGCATTTGAGCGGTGGAACGATCAGTTCTGGTCAGGGTGCAACCCAGCCCCAGCAAGCGCCACAGTCAGCCAACCAGGCAGGAGGTGCAACCCAGCAGGCCGCTCCCGGTCAGCAGGCCGCTGCCGGTCAGCAGGCCGCTGCCGGTCAGCAGGCCGCTGCCGGTCAGCAAGCCGCTGCCAACCAGCCAGGGCCGCAGGGAGCCGCCGGTCCACAGGGGGCCGACGGTCCGCAGGGAGCCACCGGTCCGCAGCCCGGCCCACAGCCGAATCACCGCGAACAGGAGACACGGGCGGCCGAGCAGGAGGCGGAGTCGCCCGAAGAGGGCCGGGAAACCGACCCCGAACCGAACGAAGCTACACGCCCGGAGGGGCAAACCGCCGAGACCGACCACGAAGCGGTCGACCCGGACGAGACCGATTCCGGTCATGACGCGGTGGAAGCCGTAGCGGAGAACCCGGCCGATGCGTCGGAACCCGACGATGAACCGGATGACCCACCGCATCCACACGCCGAACGCAACCGCGGCCGATTCATCACATCCCCCGATCGAACCGCGTGGTACGCTACGCCGCTGGATCGTGAGGCGATCGCGGCTGCTCGGCCGTCGATCGCCGGCGAACTACCGTCGGGATCGGACGACGAAATCGACGAGTCTGACGTGATCGCAGTCGGCCCAGTCGACTCGGATCAGTCGACGCCAGTCGACACACCCGAAGCCGCCGTCGCAGCCGACACCCCAGACGAATCAGACGAGGCCGATTCGGACGTCGATACGACGGTTGACTCGGAAGAGACATCGGAAGGTCGTTCCGACGAATCGAACGAACGAGCGAACCCGGCCGAAGGCTCCCCCGAATCGTCTGACGAAACGAACGTGTCGGTATCGGCTGACGAAGGGGCCGCCGATCGCGAACGCGGGGCCGACGACGCCGATATACCGGACTCTCTCGAGGATATTGACGTGCTGTCGTTCGACGAAGAGAGAGACGTCGAATCAGCGGACGGTTCGACGGTACCCGACGAAACGAACGGCCCGGCCGAGAGCAACACCGAATCCGACAGGGCGGTCGATCGGTCGAACGATACGGCCGCCGGTGGCGAAATCGACGATGACGACGTCGCCGCTGACGAAGCCGCTCGAGACGACGGTAGCGATGCCGATGGAAGGGCGGACGTCTCCGACGTCCCTGACGTCGCCGAGGAGTCGACCGACCCAGATCCGGCGGCCGGCCAACAGCCCAACGAGTCCGATACCCGGTCCACGGAGGACGGCCGAGTTGCTGACGATGGGAGCGACACAACGGACGAAGATGACGCACCGTCCGAAGATGCACTCGCCGAATTCGAGTTCGACGACATCGGCGAGCTCGATGACGACGGCGACGACGTAACTGTCGAAGAAGCCGTCGATACGATGAACGAGGATGCACCTGCTCCGGAACTCTCGAGCCACCGGTTCGACGTAACGGCGGCGGAAACCGACGAAGGAGCTGCGGTGTTGACCGTCGAATTCGACACCGAATCGGTCGATATTACCGGATCGACGGAGCGGTTGCTCCAGTATCAGATGCGGAGCTTCGCGGACCGTGAATCGACGCCGGACGGTGACGTATCCATCGGTCGAGATCGAATCGTTATCGAGATTCCCGACTCGGACGGGGCCGCGATCCAGCAGTGGGGTGAAGCGGCCGTCAGCATTATCGATCGCACGCTGTATCTCTCAGACAACAGTAGTTAA